TAATCTTTAATATTTGCCCATGCTAATTCGATGGGGTTCAACTCACAGTGGTAAGGAGGAAGTCGGAGCACATTGTGGCCATGTTGCTTGGCGTACTCATCTATAACATAATTTCTCTTATACTTTTGAGAGAGCTCTATTACCTGCGCCTTCACGAAATGTTGCTCCACTTTTTCCGCCTTACCCACCAGCCacgtaattatttcattttttctccACTGCATGTTgggatatttttcaatttttttgctGTGGTAAGGAGCATTGTCCATAATAATTACGGCCCTATCTTTTAGCATGGGCAAAAAAGTCCGAAACCAATCGAAAAATGTATCGCCGTTCATTTCGTCATGATAGTCGGCAGAATTTTTGTTCGCCTCAAAACAGAGAAGGGGTCCATGTACGAACCCATCTACTGACCGGATGTGTCCGATGATTAGGCATTTCCCCGTATTTTGGGGACCAGGGATCCCCGTAGATAGCCCCCTTTTTTGTGCGTTCTGAATGCTGGGGACAGACGTGTTCACCCACAGTCGTTTTCGGACGTTTACAGCATTCACCCACGTTTCGTCCAAATAGTAAATGGGGCGGCTCTGAGATCTGTAGTCTtggattttttgtttattttaaatctcaaAAGAGATTTATAAAAAACTTGTACAGAAAGTGAAAAACAGACATAACGAACTTGTTACAACGGATCTTACAGTAAACTATTGATACTTATAAGTAAACTTAAACTACAATTTGCAGATAACTGACTAAGATTGAAGTATTTATACCCTTAACTTACAGACTTTCAAAAAGTTTATCATATGTAGGCAAGCCTTGATATTCGGTTTCGCTAATAACATGGATACCTCTACAGGTAGCTGTAGACCTTCCTTGCGAagatttacaattaaattatatctcTCTCTGTTATACAAATCGCACTGCCATAAAACATAATTAAGTGATTCATCATATAAATTACATCTACACCTGGGGTTGTCAGTGTTGCCTATTCGAGCAAGGGAGGCTGCCAAATGATAATGGTTTGCTCTACTTCTATTAATTGATACAATGGCTGATCGAGGTAACTTTAAGTAGTGGTACCAGGGATGACGATTCTCTCTGTAAAAAAGACGAAAGTAATCCCTACCCTTATGTAGACCTTGATCCTGAACCCTTTCGTTACGGATGCTGACTATAGTCGGCAGCCGTGCGACGTCCTGTGTGTACGGGTGCCGACTATAGCCGACCGCGGGACCCGCGGGATGACCTGTGTGTATGGGTGCGGCACATTTCGCGGCGCGATGCCCCGTTCAGTGGCGTCACTCCCGCGGCGCGTACTACCGtaagcaaagggttaagtacATTTACAGAGTTagttaacatttcttttttgaatgtttctagTAAGTCTGTGTAAGGGATGCTGGTGGCGTGAACACAGTTAGAGTGAGAGGCACCTTTAGCAAGAGCGTCAGCTCTTTCGTTACCTACAATACCCGAATGTGATGGTATCcagaaaaattttataaagttaTTGTTTgtctttttgttattgaatttgttgaatttctttttaataatcagAATGTGGGGGTTCGTTTTGATGTCCGTTTTTGTTGATTCTAAGCTCATGAGCACATTCAATGCGActgagaaaataataaaattgtggtTACTATTTTCTGTGGCGAAATCAATCGCATCCGCAATAGCAATGCACTCGGCTGTAAAAACCGAAGCTAATTTATCTGAACTTTTCTTGGCGGATGTATTTAGTTCTTCACAAAAAAAAGATGAACCAGTACAAGTGCTGTCATGGCTTTTACTGCCATCGGTAAATATAGAAATGGCGCTATTTTCTTTGACAAGACTCTTCACTTTACAGTTAATAACTTCCAAGCTATTCAGCGTTTTCAGAGACTGGCCAAACCTAAGGTCAAAAGGGATCGAAGTGTTTATTGTTTCATAGTCATGAGAGTACATGGTAAAATTCGGGttagattcaattttgtcTGATATGGACATTATGCGTGAGATACACTGTTTCAGTAAACTGCTCGATCtgctcgttttatttttagtgaTATTGTAGAAACGTTTGATAGATTGAAAGGTAAGAGAGTTGCTGTTGGAAAAAACCTTTGAAAGGAAGCGGAGACATAAATATTTAGAGCGTTGTTTAAGCACGGGAATTTTGGATTCAGCTAATAATATATTGGTGGGTGTGCTTCTGCGATACCCCAGTGCTAGTCTAATGGCTAAGTATTGAAGCTTCTCAAGcctttcctcttcttttttacGTTTAGGAGAGTAGATAAAAGAGACATAGTCTATGATGGAGCGCACAAAACTTTTATATAGAGTAATGAGGGTGGAGGGATCCGCACCCCACCACGTACCTCTTAGAAgtttaataatgtttaacGCCCTATTACATCTCTTAATAACCTGGTCAATTTGTAGGGTGAATGACAAAGTGTAATCAAAAAGTAATCCAAGGAAGCGAGCAGATTTGCTTGATTTAATCGttgtatcttcaatttttatttcaatagaaCCTggtttgattttctttttgttaaaatGCAGAACGACAGTTTTATGAGGGGATAAAATCAAAcctaaattaaaaagattatttttcataGTTTCAATAGCTCtttctatcatttttgttCCTCTTAAGCTAGAGGGGGTCTTAACATAGACTGCTAGATCGTCGGCAAATTTGGAGATTGCCACCCTACATTGAACATTATCAGCGATATttgatgtatatattatgAAGAGTAAAGGGTTTAAGACCCCACCTTGCGGCACTCCTTTGAACACAGATCTTGGTGTATCTTTAgagttaaacgaaaataaaaatctttcgtGCATAAGGAATTTGACAAACACTAGAACATTTGGTGAGCAGCCAAAGGAGGCTAATTTGGAAAGCAGAATAACAATATTCACGTTGTCAAAAGCCCCTTGAATATCAAGGGAGGCAGCAATGACTTTCCGGTTTTCCGCAAAAGCTTCCTCtacttttaatgttaagtTTGTGAGATTGTCAATACAGGATTTACCTCTCCGAAAACCATATTGGGAACCGGGAATCAAGTTTCTACTTTCCaaacaagtcgatttttgacAATCGTTTCGAACAGTTTACATAGACAGGACGTAAGGGAAATAGGTCGAAGGCTTATACCATCAGATTTAGcaacgaagaaaacaaaagcaCTTTTCCAATTGCAGGGGTATTCTCTGACTAAAAACATTGAGTTAAATATGTTCAGTAgagtaattttgaatttcatcgGCAGTTTACTCAGAATTTCGAAGTCGATTCCGTCCATACCAGGAGCAGAGTTTCTCTTTTTAGAATCGAGTGCAGTAGAAAATTCAGTAAAGTTGAAGGGTGAATCAAAAAAGGTGTTCGGAGCTGAATGAGAAAGCCAATTAGGGTCAGTCGGAGCCCAAGGGGGGGCTTAGTTTGTTAATCACGTAGTCGACGTCGTCATTGTTACTGAAATTTGACGGAATATGTTGGGGTTGGATCTTAACCCATGAATTCTTAAAAATCTTGCACTTATTCCAAACATAACGGGAGTTAGAATCGAAATTTATAGTTTCTGCAAAACGACGAAagcattcttttttctttttttttaaaagtttgtacaGCTTTTgcacacatttttttatattgtatcagATCATCTAGTTCTAAGGAAAATTCCCACTTTTTGTATGCGGCTCGACGTAATCTTTTAAGAGTATCGCACTCCTTGTCCCACCAATGTACAGGATTTCTTCTTCTGAGATGAGGGATGGGGACTTTAACGGGGGAGCTAAGTCGTATGGCTTGAGTCAAAATCTCGACAAATGAAACGTATTTAGAACTAGGGGGCAGGTTCATGTATTTTTCAGTAAGAAAGAAAGGATAAGATTCTTCCAACAAATCGCAAAATTTGATCCAATCTGTACGAACAGATTTGAGCTTGAACGAGTGTTTctcaaaaaaacttttttgaatattaacaTCAACAAAAACGGGGTAATGGTCGGAACCCCAAGTTTCATCACACACTCTTACGTCTAGCTTGTCAGCAATGTTAATGGTAGAAAAAATGAGGTCTAAGTTGGACTTGCGATTTGAATGTAAATCTATATGCGTATATGAGTTTTCGTTatgcaaaaacaaattttttaattcgaaagcAATCTCTAATCTCCTGCCATTATTGTCAGTATAACGATAGTTCCAGTTAGCATTATGAGCGTTAAAGTCGCCAAGAAATATAACGTTACCGTTTTTATCTACATTGTTAGCGATTGCATTCCATTGGACCTGAGTGAGTGTAAAACCTGGAGTTCTATAGCATACAACTAAATCTAAAGGTACTTGAAGGTTTACAATTCGAATTCCCCAAAGCTCAACAGAGACATCTGGAGTTACAATTTGGTTGATTTCTATGTAGGATAAGTATTTTCGTATTGCAATTAGGATACTCCCACCGTTACGATGGAGTTTGTCACACCGATAAACATGGAAGCCGGGAAATTTTATCTTATCCTCTGATGAAAGCCAGGACTCTACACAAATGAAGACGTCCGTCTGATGTAGATTTGCTTGGATTTCTTGAAGTCTCCTGTGAAGACTTCTTGTATTCCAGTATAGAATTTTAATGGGATGGTTCATGAGAGAAAGTTGGAACAAAGTAGAACTTCTAGGTTTCCTGTGAGCACGAGTCCGTGCTCAAATCCTCCTCCTGGTCCTGATCCGTTCTTCCAAGCCTCTTCAGTATTCTAACTATACGGCTCCTTATACTGCGTTCCGAGAGGTGGACCTTTATATCACTGAGCATGCGCATTATACCGGATATGTCAGAGGAATATCTTTTGGCATTCTCAAAAACATTAGGGTTATCGTAGCTGGTAAAGAGAAATTCcgttaatttttcgaaattaagtAGATACTTGTTACAATCGGttgtaataatttctttggCAGGAATAAATTGGGCGGATATACCTTCCAGTGTTATGCTGGCCGCAggagatttttttaatttcttaggCAACCTTTTGGTActcacatttttttcaattttaacataaTCCGTGGCATCAGCAGTAACTATAGACGACGAGGTGCTGGTTAGAGCTCGCTTTATAGGGGTAATTGGAGGAATGAACGGATAAACTTCATGCTTCTGTGAAGGAGTGTTTTTGTATACTTCCAAGACGATTTTGTTGACTTCTAATTCCTTGGTGGGATTCAGAATATCGCATTTAGAATCTACATGCTCATTTGTAGTAGTAAGGGTTATCTGAGGTACagcaacatttttgcaaaactTGGCGAGGTGGCCTTCTTCTTTGCATAAGAAACAAGTGAGTTTTttgttgataaatatattcaatagtTTGTTTCCTCAAAGTTAATCTGAAGAACATCTGGAACCTTGTTGATGTCTTCTGGGTTAATGTACACTTGCCTGCGAAAGCTAAGTATGTGTGAGAAACCAGGGTCACTCATTCCCGCTCTAATACAAGTAATTTTTGAGGCTAAACgaatgttatatttatttaattcctccTCAATCTGTGATTGAGGAATAATAGGACACACGTTAGAGAGGATAATACGTTTAGCCTTTGAAATCAACGGCTGTATTTTCAAAGAGTGAGTtccaatgtttattttcatttttgcgtCCGTAAGTTTGTCCGCGGTATCTTTACTGTTGAGATACATACATACTCGTCCATGGGAGATCCTTGAAACGTATCTAATATTCTTCGAGTCGATAATTTTGGCGATG
This portion of the Hylaeus volcanicus isolate JK05 chromosome 4, UHH_iyHylVolc1.0_haploid, whole genome shotgun sequence genome encodes:
- the LOC128875125 gene encoding uncharacterized protein LOC128875125; protein product: MNGDTFFDWFRTFLPMLKDRAVIIMDNAPYHSKKIEKYPNMQWRKNEIITWLVGKAEKVEQHFVKAQVIELSQKYKRNYVIDEYAKQHGHNVLRLPPYHCELNPIELAWANIKDYVRARNTTYKLRDVQRLVYEAIENVSLEMWQNFIRHVTEEENRFRQLDHITDSMFDERAERVKRSDSESDSDSDSD